In Nocardioides faecalis, the following proteins share a genomic window:
- the moaA gene encoding GTP 3',8-cyclase MoaA — MLPLIDRHGRIATDLRVSLTDRCNLRCTYCMPPEGLEWMPDSQQLSDDEVVRLIGVAVQHLGVNEVRFTGGEPLVRRGLVDIVRRVRALDEDVEMSITTNALGLSRTAGALAEAGLDRVNVSLDTVRRDSFTTITRRDRLADVIAGLAAAEAAGLGPVKVNAVLLRGVNDDQAPELLGWCLERGYQLRFIEQMPLDAQHGWDRDLMVTADEIFASLATAYRLTPASEPRGSAPAELFTVDDGPAMVGVIASVTRPFCGDCDRVRLTADGQVRNCLFAREESDLRAALRGGADDADLATRWRTAMWGKAPGHGIDDPSFLQPDRPMSAIGG; from the coding sequence ATGCTGCCGCTCATCGACCGCCACGGCCGGATCGCCACCGATCTCCGGGTGTCGCTGACGGACCGGTGCAACCTGCGGTGCACCTACTGCATGCCGCCCGAAGGGCTGGAGTGGATGCCCGACTCCCAGCAGCTCAGCGACGACGAGGTGGTGCGACTGATCGGCGTCGCCGTGCAGCACCTCGGCGTGAACGAGGTCCGGTTCACCGGCGGCGAGCCGCTGGTACGACGCGGCCTGGTCGACATCGTGCGCCGGGTGCGCGCGCTGGACGAGGACGTGGAGATGTCGATCACCACGAACGCGCTGGGACTCTCCCGCACCGCCGGCGCGCTGGCCGAGGCCGGCCTGGACCGGGTCAACGTCAGCCTGGACACGGTGCGCCGCGACAGCTTCACGACCATCACCCGCCGCGACCGGCTCGCCGACGTCATCGCCGGCCTCGCCGCCGCCGAGGCAGCCGGGCTGGGCCCGGTGAAGGTCAATGCGGTGCTGCTGCGCGGGGTCAACGACGACCAGGCACCCGAGCTGCTCGGCTGGTGCCTCGAGCGCGGCTACCAGCTGCGGTTCATCGAGCAGATGCCCCTGGACGCCCAGCACGGCTGGGACCGCGACCTGATGGTCACCGCCGACGAGATCTTCGCGTCGCTGGCCACGGCCTACCGGCTGACCCCGGCCAGCGAGCCGCGCGGCAGCGCGCCCGCTGAGCTGTTCACGGTCGACGACGGGCCGGCCATGGTCGGGGTGATCGCCTCGGTCACCCGTCCCTTCTGCGGCGACTGCGACCGGGTGCGGCTCACCGCCGACGGCCAGGTCCGCAACTGCCTGTTCGCCCGCGAGGAGTCCGACCTGAGGGCCGCGCTGCGCGGCGGCGCCGACGACGCGGACCTCGCCACCCGGTGGCGCACGGCCATGTGGGGCAAGGCGCCGGGGCACGGCATCGACGATCCGTCGTTCCTGCAGCCCGACCGGCCGATGTCAGCGATCGGCGGCTGA
- a CDS encoding acetone carboxylase, with translation MSSEVPQDQDAPDHCSARGCRTAARFQLRWNNPKLHPPERRKTWLACAEHRESLEAFLGARGFLRETVEHTQPVSAQDAVEGSAADR, from the coding sequence GTGAGCTCTGAGGTGCCGCAGGACCAGGACGCGCCCGACCACTGCTCGGCCCGGGGCTGCCGCACCGCGGCCCGTTTCCAGCTGCGCTGGAACAACCCCAAGCTGCATCCGCCGGAGCGCCGCAAGACGTGGCTGGCGTGCGCGGAGCACCGCGAGTCGCTCGAGGCGTTCCTGGGTGCGCGCGGCTTCCTGAGGGAGACCGTGGAGCACACCCAGCCGGTCTCGGCGCAGGACGCGGTGGAGGGCTCAGCCGCCGATCGCTGA